In Thiovibrio frasassiensis, one DNA window encodes the following:
- a CDS encoding MBOAT family O-acyltransferase — MLLRLGVGGNLLLLGYCKYANFFIESISSFWTPGFSSLQVLLPLAVSFFTFQQIAYLVDSAQGKTEVHSFLDYLLFVSFFPKLTAGPIVTYGEMFPQLRHPDICRFRPENLAVGVTIFSLGLFKKVIVAEQAARYANPLFGAAFSGVHCSFFEAWGGVLAYSFQIYFDFSGYSDMAIGLARMFGFVLPENFNSPYKSRSITEFWRCWHISLSNFLKRYIYIPLGGNRQGSIRKDLNLMATMLLAGAWHGAGWAFVVWGGAHGAFLVINNIWHGWHASLAKRWSLLRGGRTYDRFACLVTFLTVSIAWVFFRAENMETAFSVLGSLFGTHGFAMPYDFQGKLNTFCNAGDLLAAMGIPFTSANDLLEKKQLVLLALMGLGVGFLPNTQQIMELSKPCLNVTASPLSSRLGFLRWWPNTPFLCITLIVFLIGFLAITQKSEFIYFRF; from the coding sequence ATGCTCCTCCGCCTGGGGGTGGGGGGAAACCTCCTCCTGCTGGGATATTGCAAGTACGCAAATTTTTTTATTGAGAGTATCTCCTCTTTCTGGACTCCCGGTTTTTCCTCGCTGCAGGTCCTGCTGCCGCTGGCCGTCTCTTTTTTCACCTTTCAGCAAATTGCATATCTCGTTGATTCCGCTCAGGGCAAGACAGAGGTGCACAGCTTTCTTGACTATCTGCTCTTCGTTTCATTTTTTCCCAAGCTTACGGCCGGTCCCATTGTCACCTACGGCGAGATGTTTCCTCAACTCAGGCATCCGGATATTTGCCGCTTTCGTCCTGAAAATCTCGCTGTTGGTGTTACCATCTTTAGTTTGGGGCTTTTTAAAAAGGTTATTGTCGCCGAGCAGGCCGCGCGTTACGCTAATCCATTGTTTGGTGCGGCCTTCAGCGGGGTTCACTGTTCTTTTTTTGAGGCCTGGGGCGGGGTTTTGGCGTACTCCTTTCAAATCTATTTTGATTTTTCAGGGTACAGCGACATGGCGATAGGCCTTGCGCGGATGTTCGGCTTTGTTTTGCCGGAAAATTTTAATTCCCCCTACAAGTCACGAAGCATTACCGAATTTTGGCGGTGCTGGCATATCTCCCTGTCAAATTTTTTAAAACGATATATCTACATCCCCTTGGGGGGAAACCGCCAGGGGAGCATCCGGAAAGATCTGAACCTCATGGCGACCATGTTGCTTGCCGGGGCCTGGCATGGGGCGGGCTGGGCCTTTGTGGTCTGGGGTGGCGCGCATGGAGCATTCCTGGTGATCAACAATATCTGGCATGGCTGGCATGCGTCTCTGGCAAAGAGATGGTCATTGCTCCGGGGGGGCCGGACGTACGATCGTTTTGCCTGTCTGGTTACTTTTCTGACCGTGAGTATAGCGTGGGTTTTTTTCCGTGCCGAAAATATGGAAACTGCATTCTCTGTGCTGGGAAGCTTGTTTGGAACGCATGGTTTTGCGATGCCCTATGATTTTCAAGGTAAATTGAACACCTTTTGTAACGCCGGAGATCTGCTCGCGGCCATGGGCATCCCTTTTACCTCGGCAAATGATCTGTTGGAAAAAAAGCAGCTTGTGCTTCTGGCTTTGATGGGACTGGGTGTCGGGTTCTTGCCCAACACCCAGCAAATCATGGAATTGTCCAAACCATGCCTGAATGTCACGGCCTCACCGTTATCTTCTCGGCTGGGCTTTTTGCGCTGGTGGCCAAATACTCCTTTTTTATGCATTACCCTCATTGTCTTCCTGATAGGTTTTTTGGCAATAACCCAGAAAAGCGAATTTATTTATTTTCGTTTTTAG
- a CDS encoding CatB-related O-acetyltransferase, whose product MFTRKKKIPYTKDLLRGDCFQIGEYTYGNPEVLAQSQGATLKIGRFCSIAGGVKIILGDNHRMDWATTFPFPAFPEEWPEVADNKEYWFTKGDVSIGNDVWIGEDALILSGVTVGDGAVIGARSVVAKDVEPYGVVVGNPARMKKKRFSDEIIAQLLALAWWDWPKEKIREHLDVLLSPDIEAMLRLHL is encoded by the coding sequence ATGTTTACACGAAAGAAAAAAATTCCGTATACGAAAGATCTTTTGCGGGGAGACTGTTTCCAAATCGGCGAGTATACCTATGGAAATCCGGAAGTCCTTGCTCAGTCGCAAGGGGCAACTCTCAAAATCGGGAGGTTCTGTTCCATTGCTGGTGGGGTGAAGATCATCTTGGGGGATAATCATCGGATGGATTGGGCAACCACCTTCCCCTTCCCGGCTTTTCCAGAGGAATGGCCCGAAGTCGCCGATAACAAGGAGTATTGGTTTACCAAGGGGGATGTCAGTATCGGCAATGATGTGTGGATCGGTGAGGATGCGCTGATTTTGTCCGGGGTGACTGTCGGGGATGGCGCGGTGATCGGCGCCCGTAGTGTTGTTGCCAAAGATGTCGAGCCTTATGGTGTAGTGGTAGGGAACCCGGCCCGGATGAAAAAAAAGCGATTCAGTGATGAAATTATTGCCCAATTATTGGCTCTTGCTTGGTGGGATTGGCCAAAAGAAAAAATCAGAGAACATCTTGATGTATTGTTGAGCCCGGATATTGAGGCGATGTTGCGCTTGCACCTCTAA
- a CDS encoding ABC transporter ATP-binding protein produces MHEKVLVKRLLVFLKPHKMKITAAILCMAAGSGLTSAQAYMVKPLLDEIFVNKDRWMLNVIPFVLILIFLTKGVFSYFSNSLLDTLGQTIIRDLRKNIFSHIHSLPISFFHNTPTGELIARVINDSALVQQAVSRALAGVFKDLFQVFGLVFVVVYLNWKLAVIGLVFLPIAVLPVAYFGRKFRKLSTTNQQTVAQISNILHETITGHKIVKAFSMEQYETKRFSDTVDRLFSVIVKDIKNNSLQSPIMELLGGISITAIIWYGGHQVINGNSTPGIFFAFLTSIIMIYNPIKGVSNINSALQQGLAATTRIFSLLDTKSSICDKAGAIPLPPFQKNIQFNDLSFSYDGKTDALKNINLTVPAGEVLALVGTSGGGKTTLVNLIPRFFDTTSGSITIDSHDLRDVTMKSLRDQIAMVSQQTILFNDTIKNNIAYGDTNRSMDEIIAAAKAAHALDFINEMPEGFDTIIGESGARLSGGQQQRISIARALLKNAPILILDEATSALDSESEREVQKALENLMKNRTTFVIAHRLSTIKNADRILVIQNGEIVEEGDHTSLSAKEDSIYQMLRGNQ; encoded by the coding sequence ATGCACGAAAAAGTTCTTGTCAAACGGCTTCTCGTCTTCCTGAAGCCGCATAAGATGAAAATTACCGCTGCCATTCTGTGCATGGCAGCGGGCTCCGGCTTAACCTCAGCGCAGGCCTATATGGTCAAGCCTTTGCTTGACGAAATCTTTGTCAATAAAGATCGCTGGATGCTGAACGTCATCCCTTTCGTGCTTATTCTGATTTTCCTGACAAAAGGCGTTTTCAGCTACTTCTCAAACTCGCTTCTTGATACGCTTGGCCAGACCATCATCAGAGATCTGCGAAAAAACATCTTTTCCCACATCCATTCTCTGCCCATATCTTTTTTCCACAACACTCCCACCGGAGAACTTATCGCCCGGGTCATCAATGACTCCGCCCTGGTTCAGCAGGCGGTCTCCCGGGCCTTAGCCGGTGTATTCAAGGATCTCTTCCAGGTTTTCGGCTTGGTCTTCGTTGTCGTGTATCTCAACTGGAAGCTTGCCGTCATAGGACTTGTCTTTCTCCCCATTGCCGTTCTACCCGTTGCCTATTTCGGCCGGAAATTCAGAAAACTGAGTACCACCAATCAGCAAACCGTTGCCCAGATATCCAACATCCTGCATGAAACAATTACCGGGCATAAAATTGTAAAAGCCTTCAGTATGGAACAATATGAAACAAAACGCTTCTCAGACACCGTGGACCGTCTCTTCAGCGTTATTGTAAAAGACATAAAAAACAACAGTCTGCAAAGCCCCATCATGGAACTGTTGGGCGGAATCAGCATCACGGCAATTATCTGGTATGGGGGCCATCAGGTAATCAACGGCAACTCAACCCCAGGCATTTTTTTCGCTTTTCTTACCTCAATTATTATGATCTACAATCCAATCAAGGGCGTCAGCAATATCAACAGTGCCCTGCAGCAGGGACTGGCTGCGACCACCCGTATTTTTTCCCTGCTGGATACCAAATCCTCCATTTGTGACAAAGCAGGCGCAATTCCCCTGCCGCCATTCCAAAAAAACATTCAATTCAACGATCTTTCCTTCAGTTATGACGGCAAAACCGATGCCCTGAAAAACATCAACCTCACCGTACCTGCCGGCGAAGTGCTGGCATTGGTTGGGACCAGTGGGGGGGGCAAGACAACCCTCGTCAACCTGATCCCGCGTTTCTTCGATACCACCTCGGGCAGCATCACCATTGATAGCCACGACTTGCGCGATGTCACCATGAAATCACTGCGGGACCAAATAGCCATGGTCTCGCAACAAACCATCCTATTCAACGACACCATCAAAAACAACATCGCTTACGGCGACACAAACCGCTCCATGGACGAGATCATCGCCGCCGCCAAGGCCGCCCATGCCCTTGATTTTATCAACGAAATGCCGGAAGGATTTGATACGATAATCGGAGAATCCGGGGCGAGACTCTCAGGCGGACAACAACAGAGAATCTCCATTGCCCGGGCACTCCTGAAAAACGCGCCGATCCTCATTTTGGATGAAGCCACCTCTGCCCTGGACAGCGAATCGGAACGAGAGGTGCAAAAGGCCCTGGAAAACCTGATGAAAAATCGCACCACCTTTGTGATCGCGCACAGACTTTCCACCATCAAAAATGCAGACAGGATTCTTGTAATCCAGAATGGGGAAATAGTCGAAGAAGGGGATCACACCTCACTGAGCGCAAAAGAAGACAGCATCTACCAAATGCTTCGGGGAAACCAATAG
- the cysK gene encoding cysteine synthase A translates to MPRIYPDITAIIGKTPIVRLSRLGAGLQASLLAKLEFQNPLGSIKDRIGLAMIRAAEEQGLLTPTTTIVEPTSGNTGIALAFVCAARKYRLVLTMPETMSMERRTLLKHLGAELVLTPGGEGMKGAIAKAESLLAKIPDSFMPNQFTNPANPETHRRTTAREIWEDTAGTIDIFVAGVGTGGTITGVSEMIKEHKPSLYVVAVEPADSPVLSGGTPGPHKIQGIGAGFVPKILNREIIDEIITVTNEQAIETARRIAKEEGILCGISSGANAWAALQIGARAENRGKQIVFPLCDTGERYLSTELVRTL, encoded by the coding sequence ATGCCACGAATTTACCCGGACATTACCGCCATCATAGGTAAAACGCCCATAGTTCGACTGTCCCGACTTGGGGCGGGGCTCCAGGCCTCACTGCTTGCCAAGCTGGAATTCCAAAACCCATTGGGAAGCATCAAGGACCGCATCGGTCTGGCCATGATCCGCGCCGCCGAGGAGCAGGGGCTTCTTACGCCAACAACCACCATTGTCGAACCAACCAGCGGTAATACCGGAATCGCCCTGGCCTTTGTCTGCGCCGCCAGGAAATACCGCCTTGTCCTGACCATGCCGGAGACCATGAGCATGGAGCGGCGAACATTGCTCAAGCATCTGGGTGCCGAACTGGTTCTCACCCCGGGCGGCGAAGGAATGAAGGGCGCAATCGCCAAGGCGGAATCTCTCCTCGCCAAGATCCCGGACAGCTTTATGCCCAACCAGTTTACCAACCCGGCAAACCCGGAGACCCATCGCCGGACCACGGCCCGGGAAATTTGGGAGGACACCGCCGGCACCATCGATATTTTTGTGGCCGGGGTCGGCACCGGCGGCACCATCACCGGGGTCTCGGAAATGATCAAAGAGCACAAGCCATCCCTGTATGTGGTGGCGGTGGAACCCGCAGACTCGCCGGTTTTATCCGGAGGCACCCCAGGCCCCCACAAAATTCAAGGCATCGGCGCAGGCTTTGTCCCCAAGATACTCAACCGGGAGATCATCGATGAAATCATCACGGTGACCAACGAACAAGCCATCGAAACCGCCCGCAGAATCGCCAAGGAAGAGGGCATTCTCTGCGGTATTTCCTCGGGCGCGAACGCCTGGGCCGCTCTGCAGATCGGTGCCAGAGCAGAAAATCGTGGCAAACAGATCGTCTTTCCGCTCTGCGACACCGGGGAGAGATATTTGAGCACCGAACTGGTGAGAACGCTTTAA
- the galE gene encoding UDP-glucose 4-epimerase GalE, which yields MPSLSLLKNRNILVTGGAGYIGSHTSRQLVNAGCNVVVVDNFYSGHRWAVPKEALLIEGDAGDLELIASLLSEHHIEAVVHFAGHIVVPESVTDPLKYHRNNTCCSLNLIAACTRSGVHNFVFSSSAAVYGIPSTIPVAETAPTSPINPYGRSKLMTEWMLEDTANSFISVPEVATQPQDRFRYVALRYFNVAGASQDGLLGQATPNASHLIKVACEAACGRRESVAIFGTDYPTPDGTCIRDYIHVDDLAQAHLLALAHLFAGGSSEILNCGYGTGFSVREILAAVKEVSGVNFSIIETERRLGDPPALTSDPHRLKELFAWQPTLQDIRQICKTAYKWEKTGLMN from the coding sequence ATGCCTTCCTTAAGCCTTTTAAAAAATCGAAACATCCTCGTCACCGGAGGAGCCGGCTATATCGGGTCACATACAAGCAGACAACTGGTAAATGCCGGCTGCAATGTGGTTGTCGTTGACAATTTTTATTCCGGCCACCGTTGGGCTGTCCCGAAAGAGGCACTCCTCATTGAAGGAGATGCGGGAGACCTTGAACTCATCGCCAGCCTGCTATCCGAGCATCACATAGAGGCCGTAGTCCACTTTGCCGGACATATTGTTGTCCCGGAATCCGTTACTGACCCTCTCAAGTATCACCGAAACAACACCTGCTGCTCCCTCAACCTCATCGCTGCGTGCACACGCAGCGGGGTTCACAATTTCGTCTTCTCATCATCTGCGGCAGTATATGGTATTCCCTCCACAATCCCAGTAGCGGAAACGGCTCCCACCTCTCCCATAAATCCTTATGGGAGATCAAAGCTGATGACCGAATGGATGTTGGAGGACACAGCCAACAGTTTCATCTCAGTACCCGAAGTCGCCACTCAACCGCAAGACCGATTCCGTTATGTCGCATTGCGCTATTTTAATGTTGCCGGCGCAAGTCAGGACGGCTTGTTGGGTCAAGCCACCCCCAACGCCTCTCACCTTATTAAGGTTGCCTGCGAAGCGGCATGCGGCAGACGCGAAAGCGTTGCCATCTTTGGCACGGATTATCCGACCCCCGACGGGACCTGCATTCGTGACTATATCCATGTCGATGATCTGGCCCAGGCCCACCTTTTGGCCCTGGCGCACCTTTTTGCGGGCGGATCTTCCGAGATACTCAACTGCGGCTACGGCACAGGATTCAGCGTCCGGGAGATTCTTGCTGCCGTCAAAGAGGTAAGCGGCGTAAACTTTAGTATCATTGAAACGGAACGACGATTGGGCGATCCGCCAGCACTTACCTCTGACCCGCACCGCCTCAAAGAACTCTTCGCCTGGCAACCGACATTACAGGATATCCGCCAGATCTGCAAAACCGCCTACAAGTGGGAAAAAACCGGTCTAATGAATTAA
- a CDS encoding class I SAM-dependent methyltransferase encodes MERAPECCLVCGAKEKEPLITINEWQVVRCSACGMGSLDPRPSVADLAEMYDKQYCKERFCEAEGDTSMTLQKRLSLESSRLRFIKKFKTTGKVLDIGCGFGYFLAACREKGYLVHGVDFSGYAVEHAQNRLKIPVTVGPLDSVQLEGDKFDVVTMWHSLEHTPDPSSALEKAKGWLKKDGVLVVDVPNYLGTDAAKYGREWTGWDPPYHLWHFTPETLTRLLAKHGFEVQTKKTYHSEYIKEQLEKYLLLKPVARMIAQLYSGHSVAVVARLAAV; translated from the coding sequence ATGGAACGCGCCCCTGAGTGTTGTCTTGTGTGTGGAGCAAAAGAAAAAGAGCCATTGATCACAATTAACGAGTGGCAGGTTGTGCGTTGCTCGGCTTGCGGCATGGGAAGCCTCGATCCGCGCCCATCTGTTGCCGATCTGGCAGAGATGTATGACAAACAATATTGCAAAGAACGGTTCTGTGAGGCGGAGGGCGATACCTCGATGACCTTGCAGAAAAGGCTCAGTCTTGAGTCATCCCGGCTGCGATTTATTAAGAAATTCAAGACAACGGGGAAGGTACTGGATATTGGCTGCGGCTTTGGTTATTTTTTGGCAGCCTGCAGGGAGAAAGGGTATCTCGTCCATGGCGTGGATTTTTCCGGCTATGCAGTGGAACATGCGCAGAATCGTTTGAAGATCCCTGTGACAGTCGGGCCTCTCGACTCAGTGCAACTGGAAGGGGATAAGTTTGATGTGGTCACAATGTGGCATTCGCTGGAGCATACCCCAGACCCGAGTTCTGCTTTGGAAAAAGCCAAAGGCTGGCTGAAAAAAGATGGGGTGCTGGTTGTGGATGTCCCGAATTATTTGGGAACAGATGCGGCCAAATATGGGCGGGAGTGGACCGGCTGGGATCCGCCCTATCATTTGTGGCACTTTACTCCGGAAACGTTGACCAGGCTTCTTGCCAAACATGGTTTTGAAGTGCAAACGAAAAAAACGTATCATTCGGAGTACATTAAAGAACAACTTGAAAAATATCTGCTGCTCAAGCCTGTTGCCCGGATGATAGCGCAACTGTACTCTGGACACAGTGTCGCGGTGGTTGCGCGGCTGGCCGCCGTTTAG
- a CDS encoding glycosyltransferase: MKKILIGIPVLNNLEMTRACLQKMLAHTDVEQNALQVEIVIIDNGSSEDIAGLLLHEFNNTKIPIHYRRNPYNMGVAVAWNQILRFSSAPIPPSAFSYQYYVIANNDALVCPNWLQPMVQAMDDDKGIGWISSLENGSPILAELIEAHTISKQYRVDPSKPFDTAAIHDSITSIYAEWGGHAAFCQRIADKLPLFIPFTKEVRSAVCFMVRPEMIEDLGFFDEDFWPIGVSEDLEYFLRVGGVFPATGTIPRSDAHQPSWKAGFCGKSIVHHNWCSTHQGKNFDGRKWDKEREKNWRKKFRKSKKYFTTLLS, encoded by the coding sequence ATGAAAAAAATCCTTATAGGTATTCCGGTACTTAACAATCTGGAAATGACTAGGGCGTGCCTGCAAAAAATGCTGGCACATACCGACGTTGAGCAGAACGCATTGCAGGTTGAAATAGTAATCATCGACAATGGCTCTTCCGAGGATATTGCCGGGTTACTGCTGCACGAATTCAATAACACAAAAATACCGATTCACTACCGGAGGAACCCATACAACATGGGGGTTGCCGTTGCCTGGAACCAAATCTTGCGTTTTTCTTCCGCGCCGATTCCACCGTCCGCTTTTTCTTACCAGTACTACGTCATTGCCAATAATGATGCCTTGGTCTGCCCCAATTGGCTTCAGCCCATGGTGCAGGCAATGGATGATGATAAAGGAATCGGCTGGATATCTTCTTTGGAAAACGGCTCGCCAATACTTGCTGAACTTATTGAAGCGCATACCATTTCAAAACAATATCGGGTTGATCCGAGCAAGCCCTTTGATACGGCCGCTATCCATGACAGTATCACCTCTATCTATGCCGAGTGGGGGGGGCATGCCGCCTTTTGCCAGCGCATAGCAGACAAACTCCCCCTCTTCATTCCCTTCACAAAAGAGGTGCGTTCAGCGGTCTGTTTCATGGTGCGCCCAGAGATGATCGAAGACTTAGGTTTTTTTGATGAAGATTTTTGGCCCATCGGGGTCTCGGAAGATCTGGAATATTTCTTACGAGTCGGAGGGGTTTTCCCGGCAACGGGAACAATACCTCGGTCTGATGCACATCAACCCAGCTGGAAGGCAGGATTTTGCGGAAAAAGCATCGTCCACCACAACTGGTGCAGCACCCATCAAGGCAAGAATTTTGATGGCAGAAAATGGGACAAAGAGCGCGAAAAAAACTGGCGGAAAAAATTCCGTAAGTCGAAAAAATATTTTACGACCCTGCTCTCATAA
- a CDS encoding ArnT family glycosyltransferase: protein MNRATFPKPVILVLLLAVAVRLYGTSVAPTINIDGTLYINQAKALYFGQWQELFCGLNFLPLNSLLLVPLYFVTQNWIVAAKTLSFVCGVGTIIPIYLINRRFFEERISVAILLLLSLIPVFVNSSVEIIKDPVAWVLFSWGLLCFIRFMEKNSRRDLLLCSILLLGAGWARAEFFLLYFATAIFLLISQEKHRIRYLLLFLTPLLPLSLLAFGNLDFFGVPPGHIRTPGAFAPQATEQIGNAYTTLKEQLNALAATYPPSGASLQNFLPEAANLAWLVGLGMIATRTCEAILHPFAIFFLIGFCSKGLWTHDKKIRYLLWITSIAFLIIYLQTLRTWVLEPRWLGGMILTATIFAGFGIQKTDIFLQERFKMTRRTSIVAICSFLLLFGLAKNMSYPSTANASYKEIATTIEKDSHESAIHLAGSASTKAPLYLVSFYANLNKPTAICPSDNLMLSEADLNSPATLSETLAKHSINYVLLAPAPPGPDHPVDRQQLTALGLCLGEWHHENLGPLVLYKVQ from the coding sequence ATGAACCGCGCTACATTTCCCAAGCCAGTCATTCTGGTCTTACTCCTGGCAGTTGCAGTCAGACTCTATGGCACCAGCGTTGCCCCTACCATCAATATCGACGGAACCCTGTATATCAACCAGGCCAAAGCCTTATATTTTGGCCAGTGGCAAGAACTCTTCTGCGGGCTCAATTTCCTTCCTCTCAACTCGTTACTGCTTGTTCCCTTATACTTTGTAACCCAAAATTGGATTGTGGCGGCCAAAACACTTTCTTTTGTGTGCGGGGTTGGCACCATTATCCCGATTTATCTCATTAACAGGCGTTTTTTTGAGGAAAGAATCTCTGTCGCAATCCTTTTACTGCTCAGTCTTATTCCTGTTTTTGTAAACTCCTCCGTCGAAATAATAAAAGATCCTGTCGCATGGGTTCTCTTCTCCTGGGGCCTTCTCTGCTTTATCCGTTTCATGGAAAAAAACTCCCGCAGAGATCTTCTCCTCTGCAGCATCTTATTGCTAGGTGCGGGTTGGGCAAGAGCCGAGTTTTTTCTGCTCTATTTCGCCACCGCCATTTTCCTCCTCATTTCGCAGGAAAAACATCGAATCCGCTATCTCCTGCTTTTCCTGACCCCGCTTCTCCCGCTTTCCCTTTTAGCCTTTGGCAACTTGGATTTTTTTGGAGTCCCCCCGGGACATATCCGTACCCCCGGGGCGTTTGCTCCTCAAGCAACAGAGCAAATCGGGAATGCCTATACAACTCTTAAGGAACAACTTAATGCATTAGCAGCGACCTACCCACCAAGCGGAGCAAGTCTGCAAAATTTCCTGCCTGAAGCCGCAAATCTTGCATGGCTTGTTGGACTCGGCATGATCGCAACCCGTACATGTGAAGCAATACTTCATCCCTTTGCCATTTTTTTCCTTATCGGATTTTGCTCAAAGGGCCTCTGGACTCACGACAAAAAGATCCGTTATCTGCTGTGGATCACGTCCATAGCCTTTCTTATCATTTACCTCCAAACACTCCGGACATGGGTGTTAGAGCCGCGTTGGCTTGGAGGGATGATCCTTACCGCAACGATTTTTGCCGGATTTGGTATTCAAAAAACAGATATCTTTCTGCAAGAAAGATTCAAAATGACGCGCAGAACATCAATAGTAGCGATCTGTAGCTTTTTATTGCTCTTCGGACTTGCTAAAAATATGAGTTATCCCAGCACAGCCAATGCATCCTATAAAGAAATTGCCACGACAATAGAAAAAGATTCACACGAAAGCGCCATTCACCTTGCCGGCTCGGCATCCACCAAGGCACCACTGTATCTCGTCTCTTTTTACGCCAACCTGAATAAACCCACAGCAATCTGCCCCTCGGACAATCTCATGTTAAGCGAAGCAGACCTCAACTCCCCGGCAACGCTATCAGAAACACTTGCCAAACACAGCATCAACTACGTTTTACTGGCTCCAGCCCCTCCCGGACCGGATCATCCCGTGGACCGGCAGCAATTAACAGCTTTGGGACTATGCCTCGGTGAATGGCATCATGAAAATTTAGGCCCACTCGTCCTTTACAAAGTGCAATAA
- a CDS encoding glycosyltransferase family 4 protein: MSPVKKIALALENFSRYGGGAESYAVSLADRLMRNGWEVHFFGERWDGEPGGAIFHRISIPAFLPAWAKLLLFALKHKRMVADRDFDVILGFGNTIVMNVYQSHGGVHWLTTYRKVYSEINPAVRFIKRLLIPLTLKHYVRHWIESAPFRMARLPRIVAISEMVRDDYVAYYGVSPEQVDLVYNGVDPERFTAQRTSGERNLFRAAFGIQESEVVFLFVSYDLEKKGIIPLLHAVAQLRKQGGDGFRLMVVGGLPSSRIERLVAKLGVQEFVCFAGPKKDVHHVFAASDVLVLPTYYDTCSLVVFEAMMSGLPVITTFYNGAAGIIDNGKDGFVVSHPPDSAEIASKMALLLDKEFRNHMAVLAVQKGNEYPLAKNHEQLIGIFDEVAEKHR; the protein is encoded by the coding sequence GTGTCTCCTGTGAAAAAGATTGCCTTAGCCCTGGAAAATTTTAGCCGTTACGGCGGCGGCGCAGAATCCTATGCGGTTTCGCTTGCCGACCGCCTCATGCGCAATGGCTGGGAAGTGCATTTTTTTGGCGAGCGGTGGGATGGGGAGCCTGGCGGGGCAATTTTTCACCGGATCAGCATTCCTGCCTTTTTACCCGCATGGGCCAAACTTCTCCTTTTTGCCCTGAAACATAAGCGCATGGTGGCGGACCGAGATTTTGATGTTATCCTTGGTTTTGGCAACACCATCGTCATGAATGTCTATCAAAGCCACGGTGGGGTGCATTGGCTCACGACCTACCGCAAGGTCTATTCCGAAATCAATCCGGCCGTACGTTTCATCAAGCGTCTCTTGATCCCTTTGACGCTTAAACATTATGTGCGGCACTGGATTGAATCCGCACCGTTTCGCATGGCTCGCTTGCCGAGGATTGTCGCTATTTCCGAGATGGTTCGCGATGACTACGTTGCCTATTACGGCGTTTCTCCTGAGCAGGTCGATCTGGTGTATAACGGTGTTGACCCGGAGCGATTTACCGCGCAGAGAACAAGTGGAGAACGGAATTTGTTTCGTGCTGCTTTCGGGATTCAAGAGAGCGAGGTTGTTTTTCTTTTTGTCTCCTATGACCTGGAAAAGAAGGGGATTATCCCTCTGCTTCACGCCGTGGCGCAATTGCGCAAGCAGGGAGGGGATGGTTTTCGACTGATGGTGGTGGGGGGGCTTCCTTCCAGCCGCATAGAGCGTTTGGTTGCCAAACTGGGTGTGCAAGAGTTTGTCTGTTTTGCTGGGCCGAAAAAGGACGTGCACCATGTCTTTGCGGCAAGTGATGTGTTGGTCCTGCCGACATATTATGATACCTGTTCGTTGGTCGTATTTGAGGCGATGATGTCTGGGTTACCCGTCATTACCACGTTTTATAACGGGGCGGCAGGAATAATCGATAATGGGAAGGATGGGTTTGTTGTTTCTCATCCTCCGGACAGTGCGGAAATCGCCTCGAAGATGGCGTTGCTGTTGGATAAAGAATTCCGAAACCACATGGCTGTTTTGGCAGTGCAAAAAGGAAACGAATATCCTTTGGCGAAAAACCATGAACAACTCATTGGAATCTTCGATGAAGTTGCGGAAAAGCACCGGTGA